A single window of Phyllostomus discolor isolate MPI-MPIP mPhyDis1 chromosome 13, mPhyDis1.pri.v3, whole genome shotgun sequence DNA harbors:
- the SPINK1 gene encoding serine protease inhibitor Kazal-type 1 — MKVTALFLLSALAMLSLSGHARAEVPGTQAKCNHEVSGCTRNYNPICGTDGHTYSNECELCMENKRRKIPVLIKKYGPC; from the exons ATGAAGGTAACAGCCCTCTTTCTCCTCAGTGCCTTGGCCATGCTGAGTTTATCTG GTCACGCGAGGGCTGAAGTCCCAGGAACACAG GCTAAGTGTAACCATGAAGTGAGTGGGTGTACCAGAAACTATAACCCCATCTGTGGGACTGATGGACACACTTACTCCAATGAATGCGAGTTATGCATGGAAAACAA GAGACGCAAGATTCCTGTCCTCATTAAAAAATATGGGCCTTGCTGA
- the SCGB3A2 gene encoding secretoglobin family 3A member 2 — protein MKLVTVLLLVTIGICSYSATAFLINKVPLPMKDALPLPLDTILTLDPLKLLLKTLGISVEHLVEGLRQSVNGLTPEAAEAVKKLLDALSHLV, from the exons ATGAAGCTGGTCACTGTGCTCCTGCTGGTGACCATTGGCATATGCAGTTACTCTG CTACGGCCTTCCTCATCAACAAGGTGCCACTTCCTATGAAGGATGCCTTACCTTTACCTCTGGACACCATCCTCACCCTGGATCCTTTAAAGCTGCTTCTGAAAACTCTGGGCATTTCTGTTGAGCACCTTGTGGAAGGGCTAAGGCAGAGTGTGAATGGGCTGACCCCAGAGGCCGCTGAGGCTGTGAAGAAACTGCTG GATGCCCTATCACATTTGGTGTGA